Proteins encoded within one genomic window of uncultured Draconibacterium sp.:
- a CDS encoding zinc ribbon domain-containing protein: MEKAILICQSCGMPMKNDPNRGGTNADKSLSEKYCSFCFQNGKFVDEGITLKEKIEKNIKIAVERLRIPENKAREMAEGILPKLERWK, from the coding sequence ATGGAAAAAGCAATATTAATTTGTCAAAGTTGCGGAATGCCAATGAAAAATGACCCAAATAGAGGTGGTACAAATGCAGACAAAAGTTTAAGCGAAAAATATTGTAGTTTTTGTTTTCAAAATGGAAAATTCGTTGATGAAGGTATCACGCTTAAAGAAAAAATTGAAAAAAATATAAAAATTGCAGTTGAAAGATTGAGAATACCTGAAAATAAAGCAAGAGAAATGGCTGAAGGTATATTACCAAAATTAGAGAGATGGAAATAA
- the bla gene encoding subclass B1 metallo-beta-lactamase — translation MNRKSISLLIIGIITITFCNAQTDDRIVINDDIQLVHLQDSVFMHITWDELENYGRFSSNGLIIIRNGHALMIDTPMDNEKTEKLTTYLHDSFSAKLEKIIVGHFHDDCLGGLAYLQSIGVESIANSITIDKCKELGLPVPSIAFTDSLNFDFYGEPIECRYFGAGHSFDNITVWLPREKILFGGCLVKAANSLNLGNLSDAVVEDWDKTVQQVKTKYPDVKIVIPGHGAFGGSELLTHTINLVVKKKTK, via the coding sequence ATGAATAGAAAAAGCATCTCACTTCTGATAATCGGAATCATTACAATAACATTCTGTAATGCCCAAACCGACGATAGAATTGTAATTAACGACGATATTCAACTGGTACATCTTCAGGATTCGGTTTTTATGCATATTACCTGGGACGAACTGGAAAACTATGGCCGCTTTTCTTCCAATGGTTTGATCATTATCCGAAATGGTCATGCCCTGATGATCGACACTCCGATGGACAATGAGAAGACCGAAAAGCTTACAACATACCTACATGATTCGTTCTCTGCCAAACTGGAAAAAATTATCGTCGGCCATTTTCACGACGACTGCCTGGGCGGTCTCGCTTATCTTCAAAGTATTGGGGTGGAATCAATTGCAAATTCTATTACCATCGACAAATGCAAAGAATTGGGATTGCCGGTGCCGTCAATAGCTTTCACCGACTCGCTAAATTTTGATTTTTACGGCGAACCAATTGAATGCCGGTACTTTGGTGCCGGACATTCGTTTGACAATATTACGGTTTGGCTGCCCCGCGAAAAGATACTGTTTGGAGGCTGCCTGGTAAAAGCGGCCAATTCACTGAATCTTGGAAACCTCAGCGACGCGGTTGTAGAAGATTGGGATAAAACGGTTCAGCAAGTAAAAACCAAATATCCTGATGTTAAAATTGTAATTCCCGGACATGGCGCTTTTGGTGGGTCAGAGCTGTTAACTCACACGATTAATTTGGTTGTAAAGAAGAAAACTAAATGA
- a CDS encoding nucleoside kinase has protein sequence MQNVEIYCRNTHTSHTYPMGTSLLEISKDLNINLQNQVCGAIVNHQVKELSFCVVKPKHIEFIDFTHPDGVRMYIRSLIFVLYAAVKEVFPHVAFKVQNGISNGYFCELQGLEREISDSDIFSIKQEMNALIEADIPFVKKGIITSHAVDLLAKQGLEDKAQLFEQQGRMYSYLYFLNELGDYFYGNLLPSTGYISNYGLVPYFDGLLLEIPRRKHFKKLHKVVSNNKLFEIFQEQKDWAEILNVSTIGSLNDFVLQNRSGDIIKISEALHEKKIAEIANQISARGNGTKVVLVAGPSASGKTTFSKRLGVQLAVNGMHPYQVSLDDYFVDREHTPKDEHGEYDFEALEAIDIEFFNHQLIELFEGKEVRLPKFDFHSGKRMANGRTLKLDRDDILIVEGIHGMNPGLLTDVKEQNTFKIFISALTQISVDEHTHVSTADNRLLRRMIRDCKYRGYRASDTIKRWPSVRKGEEKNIFPYQENADVMFNSATIYELAVLKKYAEPILKLVLENQPEYMESTRLLEFLSYFKPISDEEIPPTSLLREFLGGSSFVY, from the coding sequence ATGCAAAACGTTGAAATTTATTGCCGAAATACACATACCTCCCATACTTATCCGATGGGAACTTCATTACTTGAAATCAGTAAAGATCTGAATATAAATCTTCAAAATCAGGTTTGCGGTGCTATTGTAAATCACCAGGTTAAGGAGTTGTCGTTTTGTGTGGTAAAACCCAAACATATAGAATTTATCGATTTTACGCATCCCGACGGTGTGAGAATGTACATCCGTAGCTTGATTTTTGTATTGTATGCTGCTGTGAAGGAAGTTTTTCCGCATGTGGCATTCAAAGTGCAAAATGGCATAAGCAACGGCTATTTTTGTGAATTGCAGGGATTGGAACGCGAAATATCTGACTCCGATATCTTTTCCATAAAACAGGAAATGAATGCGCTTATCGAGGCCGATATTCCTTTTGTAAAGAAAGGTATTATCACATCGCATGCCGTTGATTTACTGGCAAAACAGGGGCTGGAAGATAAAGCACAACTGTTCGAGCAGCAGGGGCGTATGTACTCGTACCTTTATTTTCTGAACGAGCTTGGCGATTATTTCTATGGTAACCTTTTGCCGTCAACCGGCTACATTTCGAATTATGGTTTGGTGCCGTATTTTGATGGTTTGTTGTTGGAGATTCCCCGGCGAAAACATTTCAAAAAGTTGCATAAAGTAGTCTCCAATAATAAACTGTTCGAAATTTTCCAGGAGCAAAAAGACTGGGCTGAGATTCTAAACGTTTCCACCATCGGAAGTTTGAACGATTTTGTATTACAGAATCGCAGCGGCGACATCATAAAAATATCGGAAGCGTTGCACGAGAAAAAGATCGCCGAGATTGCCAACCAGATATCGGCGCGCGGAAACGGTACCAAGGTGGTGCTGGTTGCCGGACCATCGGCATCCGGGAAAACCACATTTAGCAAACGTCTTGGCGTGCAACTGGCAGTAAACGGAATGCATCCGTACCAGGTGTCGCTCGACGATTATTTTGTTGACCGCGAACATACGCCGAAAGATGAACACGGCGAATACGATTTTGAGGCGCTGGAAGCCATCGATATCGAGTTTTTTAATCACCAGCTGATCGAGCTTTTTGAAGGAAAGGAAGTGCGTTTACCAAAGTTCGATTTCCATAGTGGCAAACGTATGGCAAACGGAAGGACGCTAAAACTCGATAGAGATGATATTTTAATCGTGGAAGGAATTCACGGTATGAATCCCGGCCTGTTAACCGATGTAAAGGAACAGAATACATTTAAGATATTTATCTCAGCGCTTACGCAGATTTCGGTGGATGAGCATACGCATGTTTCAACGGCTGATAACCGCTTGTTACGCCGTATGATTCGCGACTGCAAATACCGTGGCTACCGGGCGTCAGATACCATTAAACGCTGGCCATCGGTGCGTAAAGGCGAGGAGAAAAATATTTTCCCTTACCAGGAAAATGCGGATGTGATGTTTAACTCAGCAACCATTTACGAGCTGGCTGTTTTAAAAAAATATGCCGAGCCGATTTTAAAGTTGGTGCTTGAAAACCAGCCGGAGTACATGGAATCTACTCGTTTATTGGAGTTCCTGTCGTATTTTAAACCCATCAGCGACGAAGAAATTCCGCCAACATCATTACTTCGGGAATTTTTGGGAGGCAGTAGTTTTGTGTATTAA
- the uvrA gene encoding excinuclease ABC subunit UvrA — MTKKKVETDTEVQLAELESEEKIIVQGARVHNLRNIDVDIPRNKLTVITGLSGSGKSSLAFDTIYAEGQRRYIETFSAYARSFLGNMERPDVDKITGLSPVISIEQKVTTRNPRSTVGTVTEIYDFLRLLYARAGEAFSYNTGEKMVKYTEEKIINLIKSDFSGKRINILAPVVKGRKGHYRELFEQIRRKGFLTARIDGELTELMHNHKVDRYKNHFVEILIDKLVVDEASTKRLKDSVQTAMKHGHGILMILDHDTNDAKYYSRLLMCPTTGISYNEPAPHNFSFNSPQGACPKCNGLGRVTEIDLDKIMPEKDKSIHKGGIAPLGPYKNTLIFWQIEALGEKHGFSLKTPVKDIPEEGLNEVLFGTNDRIQLKNTPLGNSMNYMMSYDGVIKYIDNQREESTSKTAQKWANQFVKTIECPECKGMRLKNESLHFKIDGKNISELAKLDLDELGEWLNGLEDRITERQLKIGAEVIKEIRDRLGFMLGVGLNYLALDRTAQSLSGGESQRIRLATQIGSQLVNVLYILDEPSIGLHHRDNLKLIQALEQLRDSGNSVIVVEHDRDTMLHADHLIDMGPHAGRHGGEVVAAGTPQEVLKSKSLTADYLNERKQIEVPAVRRNGKSEIFKITGCSGNNLNNVTVEIPLGKFICVTGVSGSGKSTLINETLQPILSQHFYKSLKDPLPYKRVEGLELIDKVIRVDQSPIGRTPRSNPVTYTNVFGDIRSLFAQLPEAKIRGYKPGRFSFNVKGGRCEECQGGGLKLIEMNFLPDVYVHCDKCNGKRYNRETLEVRYKGKSISDVLNMTINQGVEFFEHIPSIANKLSTLQDVGLGYITLGQSSTTLSGGESQRVKLAAELAKRDTGKTIYILDEPTTGLHFEDVRVLLEVLNKLVEKGNTVIVIEHNMDVIKVADHIIDIGPEGGKHGGKILCAGTPEEVCKNKKSHTAKYLKQELGL; from the coding sequence ATGACAAAAAAGAAAGTTGAAACAGATACCGAAGTGCAACTGGCTGAACTTGAATCGGAAGAGAAGATCATAGTTCAGGGAGCCCGTGTGCACAACCTCCGAAATATTGATGTTGATATTCCGCGCAACAAACTGACCGTTATAACCGGCTTAAGTGGAAGTGGAAAATCATCATTGGCATTCGACACGATTTATGCCGAGGGGCAGCGTCGTTACATCGAAACATTTTCGGCTTATGCGCGCTCGTTTTTGGGAAACATGGAACGCCCCGATGTGGATAAGATCACAGGTTTGAGTCCGGTAATTTCCATTGAACAGAAGGTAACTACCCGAAATCCACGATCGACAGTTGGAACGGTAACAGAGATTTACGACTTTTTGCGTTTGTTGTATGCCCGCGCCGGCGAAGCCTTTTCGTACAACACCGGCGAAAAAATGGTGAAGTACACCGAGGAAAAGATTATTAACCTGATTAAAAGTGATTTTTCCGGGAAACGGATCAATATTTTGGCGCCTGTAGTAAAGGGGCGTAAAGGACATTACCGCGAACTGTTTGAGCAGATTCGTCGAAAAGGATTCCTGACTGCACGAATTGATGGTGAGCTGACAGAGCTGATGCACAACCACAAAGTTGACCGCTACAAAAACCACTTTGTCGAGATTCTGATTGATAAGCTGGTAGTTGACGAAGCCAGTACAAAACGCCTGAAAGACAGTGTGCAGACAGCCATGAAACATGGCCACGGAATTTTGATGATCCTCGATCACGACACCAACGATGCTAAATATTACAGCCGTTTATTGATGTGTCCGACTACCGGAATTTCGTACAACGAACCGGCGCCGCATAATTTCTCTTTCAACTCGCCGCAAGGTGCTTGTCCAAAATGTAACGGGCTTGGCCGCGTTACCGAGATTGATCTCGACAAGATTATGCCCGAGAAAGATAAAAGCATTCACAAAGGTGGAATTGCACCACTAGGTCCTTATAAAAACACGCTAATTTTCTGGCAGATCGAGGCGTTGGGAGAGAAACACGGTTTCTCTTTAAAAACACCTGTGAAAGATATTCCAGAAGAAGGACTGAACGAAGTGTTGTTTGGTACCAACGATCGCATTCAGCTAAAAAATACACCGCTCGGTAACAGCATGAATTACATGATGAGTTACGACGGGGTGATAAAATATATCGATAATCAGCGCGAAGAGAGTACATCGAAAACCGCGCAAAAATGGGCCAACCAGTTTGTGAAAACTATCGAGTGTCCCGAGTGTAAAGGCATGCGACTGAAAAATGAATCGCTGCATTTTAAGATCGACGGAAAAAACATTTCGGAACTGGCAAAGCTGGATCTCGACGAATTGGGCGAGTGGCTCAATGGATTGGAAGATCGCATTACGGAACGTCAGTTAAAAATTGGTGCCGAGGTGATTAAAGAGATCCGCGACCGACTTGGTTTTATGCTGGGAGTGGGATTGAATTACCTGGCACTTGACCGAACCGCACAAAGCCTTTCTGGTGGCGAATCGCAGCGTATTCGTCTGGCTACACAAATTGGATCGCAACTGGTAAACGTGCTTTATATTCTCGATGAGCCAAGTATTGGTTTGCACCACCGCGATAATCTGAAATTGATTCAGGCACTTGAGCAACTGCGCGATTCGGGGAACTCGGTAATTGTGGTGGAACACGACCGCGATACCATGTTACATGCCGATCACCTGATTGATATGGGACCGCATGCCGGTCGCCATGGAGGAGAAGTAGTGGCTGCCGGAACGCCGCAGGAAGTGCTGAAATCGAAATCGCTGACAGCCGATTACCTCAACGAAAGAAAACAAATTGAAGTGCCTGCCGTGCGTAGAAACGGGAAGTCGGAAATTTTTAAAATCACCGGTTGTTCCGGCAATAACCTGAACAATGTAACGGTTGAAATTCCGTTGGGTAAATTTATTTGCGTTACCGGTGTTTCTGGCTCGGGAAAATCCACACTGATAAACGAAACGTTGCAGCCCATTTTGAGTCAGCATTTTTATAAATCACTGAAAGATCCGCTGCCGTACAAAAGGGTAGAAGGTTTGGAGCTGATCGACAAAGTTATTCGTGTCGACCAGTCGCCGATTGGCCGCACGCCGCGCTCAAATCCGGTTACTTACACCAATGTTTTTGGCGATATCAGAAGTTTGTTTGCCCAGTTGCCTGAAGCAAAAATCCGTGGTTATAAACCCGGTCGTTTCTCGTTTAATGTAAAAGGCGGACGCTGCGAAGAATGTCAGGGTGGAGGATTGAAGCTCATTGAAATGAACTTTTTGCCCGATGTGTATGTGCATTGCGATAAGTGTAACGGCAAACGCTACAACCGCGAAACGCTTGAAGTGCGCTACAAAGGAAAATCCATCAGTGATGTGCTGAATATGACTATCAACCAGGGTGTGGAGTTTTTCGAGCATATTCCATCCATTGCCAATAAACTGAGTACTTTACAGGATGTTGGTTTGGGCTACATCACGCTTGGTCAGTCGTCCACTACACTTTCGGGTGGCGAATCACAACGTGTAAAATTGGCTGCCGAGCTGGCAAAACGCGATACCGGAAAAACTATTTACATTCTTGATGAACCTACTACCGGTTTGCATTTCGAGGATGTACGTGTACTGCTTGAAGTGCTGAATAAGTTGGTGGAAAAAGGAAATACAGTAATCGTGATCGAACACAATATGGATGTAATAAAAGTTGCCGATCACATTATCGACATTGGGCCGGAAGGAGGAAAACACGGTGGTAAAATTCTGTGTGCCGGAACGCCAGAAGAAGTCTGTAAAAATAAAAAATCGCACACCGCTAAATATTTGAAGCAGGAGTTAGGATTGTAG
- a CDS encoding lytic transglycosylase domain-containing protein, which translates to MKKKIWRRFVAPFLVMMNIAAVVVILVSAQSGSTEVVVNKVAKYEPVELPAAVSFAGEKMPLDRFYVKEALDRELLSNAYFHSQTIRYIKLVPRYFPIIEPILKEHGIPDDFKYLAVAESGLNPRAISPARAAGFWQLMEGTAKDYGLEINSEVDERYHIEKATHVACEYIKKAYEKFGNWTMVAAAYNRGMNGINRQVVRQKEDDYYDLLITTETARYVYRIVALKLLLENPEKYNFYIPEEDKYQIIPTKKVEIKGSVSNFADYAQKQGLSYKVFKDFNPWLRENELTYSGRKRYWVEIPEL; encoded by the coding sequence ATGAAGAAGAAAATTTGGAGGAGATTTGTAGCACCGTTTTTAGTGATGATGAACATTGCTGCGGTGGTGGTTATTCTGGTATCGGCGCAATCAGGGAGTACCGAAGTAGTGGTGAATAAAGTGGCAAAATACGAGCCGGTTGAGTTGCCCGCTGCAGTTAGTTTTGCCGGAGAAAAAATGCCACTCGATCGGTTTTATGTAAAAGAAGCACTCGATCGCGAACTGCTTTCCAATGCCTATTTTCACTCGCAAACCATTCGTTACATAAAATTGGTGCCTCGTTATTTCCCCATTATCGAGCCGATTCTTAAAGAACACGGTATTCCTGATGATTTTAAATACCTGGCAGTAGCCGAAAGTGGTCTGAATCCGCGAGCCATATCACCTGCACGAGCAGCTGGTTTCTGGCAATTGATGGAAGGAACGGCAAAAGATTACGGTCTGGAAATAAACAGCGAGGTTGACGAACGTTACCACATTGAAAAGGCTACGCATGTTGCCTGCGAATACATAAAAAAAGCCTACGAAAAATTTGGAAACTGGACAATGGTGGCTGCAGCCTATAATCGCGGAATGAATGGTATTAATCGTCAGGTTGTGAGGCAAAAAGAAGATGATTATTACGATCTGCTGATTACCACTGAAACAGCTCGTTATGTGTACCGCATTGTTGCCTTGAAATTGTTACTTGAAAATCCGGAGAAGTATAATTTTTATATTCCCGAAGAGGATAAATACCAAATAATTCCGACCAAAAAAGTGGAGATAAAAGGCTCGGTATCCAATTTTGCCGACTACGCACAAAAACAAGGATTGAGTTATAAAGTTTTTAAAGACTTTAATCCGTGGTTGCGTGAGAACGAACTCACCTACTCGGGCAGGAAAAGATATTGGGTCGAAATTCCGGAATTGTAA